A genomic segment from Bradyrhizobium sp. CB1015 encodes:
- a CDS encoding GFA family protein, with the protein MTESENSNARILVGECYCRAVRFEVADAFSYAMNCHCSNCRRTTGAAFKPFAGIRQDRLRIVRGGDLRMIFGDDTTHDAHCGRCGSLLYSRVREGQWVHVAMGTLVDAPSIRPSAHIFVGSKAPWHEITDDLPQYREHIGVV; encoded by the coding sequence ATGACAGAATCAGAAAATTCGAACGCTCGCATCCTTGTCGGAGAATGCTATTGCCGCGCTGTGCGCTTCGAGGTGGCCGATGCGTTCTCATATGCGATGAACTGCCACTGCTCGAACTGCCGACGCACCACCGGCGCCGCCTTCAAGCCGTTCGCCGGCATCCGGCAGGACAGGCTCCGCATTGTCAGGGGTGGCGACCTCCGGATGATTTTCGGCGACGATACCACCCATGACGCGCATTGTGGCCGCTGCGGCTCGCTGCTCTATTCCCGGGTCCGGGAGGGACAGTGGGTCCATGTCGCCATGGGAACCCTGGTCGATGCCCCCTCGATCCGGCCGAGCGCCCATATTTTCGTGGGCTCGAAGGCGCCCTGGCATGAAATTACGGACGATCTGCCGCAATATCGGGAGCACATCGGGGTTGTCTGA
- a CDS encoding nuclear transport factor 2 family protein, with amino-acid sequence MSQDRSSVEAVVQSYFDGLYEGDADKLGAIFHPSADLRWVEKGELQVLTVPDWLDRVRKRASAKAEGKPREDFIVTIDRSDDKTAFIKVRCQLPPRYFTDYLVAMKLADGWQIVSKSYRYDLKE; translated from the coding sequence ATGAGCCAGGACCGGTCGAGCGTCGAAGCCGTCGTGCAATCCTATTTTGACGGACTTTACGAGGGCGACGCCGACAAGCTCGGCGCCATCTTCCATCCCTCCGCCGATCTGCGCTGGGTCGAGAAGGGCGAGCTCCAGGTTCTGACCGTGCCGGATTGGCTCGACCGCGTGCGCAAGCGCGCCTCCGCCAAGGCCGAAGGCAAGCCGCGCGAGGATTTCATCGTCACCATCGACCGTTCGGACGACAAGACCGCCTTCATCAAGGTGCGCTGCCAACTGCCGCCGCGCTATTTCACCGATTATCTGGTGGCGATGAAGCTTGCCGACGGCTGGCAGATCGTGTCGAAGTCTTATCGGTACGACCTGAAGGAGTGA
- the bla gene encoding class A beta-lactamase → MLLDRRSLLASLCWMAASPVLAADAPPELESYERESGGRIGVYAENLATGKKLAWRADERFVMCSTFKASLAANVLARVDRGEEQLAAMIPYGQADLLEYAPVARENLAAGKMSVGEMCKAIVELSDNTCANLLLARIGGPAALTAFWRSLGDTTSRLDHNEPELNRSQPGDPRDTTTPAAMAGNLRRLVTGEALSLTSRALLTDWMVNCKTGANRLRGGLPAGWKIGDKTGNNGKDASGDIAVAWPKPDTPILIAAYTQGGTPSAAQIASAFARIGRMVAERLA, encoded by the coding sequence ATGCTACTCGATCGCCGCTCCCTGCTCGCCTCGCTCTGCTGGATGGCCGCCTCTCCCGTTCTGGCCGCGGACGCGCCGCCGGAACTCGAATCCTACGAGCGCGAGAGTGGCGGCCGGATCGGGGTCTACGCCGAAAACCTCGCGACCGGCAAGAAGCTCGCCTGGCGCGCCGACGAACGGTTCGTGATGTGCTCGACATTCAAGGCTTCGCTCGCGGCTAACGTGCTGGCGCGGGTCGATCGCGGCGAGGAGCAGCTCGCCGCCATGATCCCCTATGGCCAGGCGGATCTGCTGGAATACGCGCCGGTGGCGAGGGAAAATCTCGCGGCCGGCAAGATGTCGGTCGGCGAGATGTGCAAGGCCATCGTCGAGCTCAGCGACAACACCTGCGCCAATCTGCTGCTGGCGCGGATCGGCGGCCCCGCCGCGCTGACCGCATTCTGGCGGTCGCTCGGCGATACCACCTCGCGGCTCGACCACAACGAGCCCGAGCTCAACCGCTCGCAGCCGGGCGATCCCCGGGACACCACGACGCCGGCGGCGATGGCGGGAAATTTGCGGCGACTGGTCACGGGCGAGGCGCTGTCGCTTACCTCGCGTGCCCTGCTCACCGACTGGATGGTGAACTGCAAGACCGGCGCCAACCGGCTGCGTGGCGGACTCCCCGCAGGCTGGAAGATCGGCGACAAGACCGGCAACAACGGCAAGGACGCCTCGGGCGATATCGCGGTGGCCTGGCCGAAGCCGGATACGCCGATCCTGATCGCGGCCTATACCCAGGGCGGCACGCCGAGCGCGGCGCAGATCGCATCCGCGTTCGCACGGATTGGACGGATGGTGGCCGAACGGTTGGCGTGA
- a CDS encoding Na+/H+ antiporter translates to MEAKFQTFLILLAVLAGVALAARRFNVAPAILLMLAGVGLAFVPGMPSVELPPELVLLVVLPPLIYSASVAMSWREFKKNLRPIVLLAVGAVIFTTAMVAAATHYMIGLPWTVGFLLGAIVAPPDVVAPLAIARRLNMPRRILVVLEGEGLANDATALILYRFALAAIMVGHFSLPLAAGEFLLIVAGEIAFGIGVGWLSLRFRKWSGDPQVELTLSLITPYVSYWLPEHVGGSGVIATVACGLYVSWNGPLLISSATRLQGIFFWDLVIYLIEGMLFLLTGFQMRALYEKSKTFPLDDILIATALVLVIVVIARFAWLYPATYLPRMLSRSLREQDPSPPWQWPFVLAFTGVRGAVSLAAALALPFALPDGEAFPYRDLILFVAFGVIFVTLIGVGLTLPRVVRWLGVAEAGRYEHAAEHEAEIAARRQALEAALKSLDALTAAKGVSDEVMRLLRARHDIRVNQLPDSLDPNHHDISAAGTALTRDLIAAERKFIHNLLRDGQITDETRRRIERDLDLEEASLANREYRGGPL, encoded by the coding sequence ATGGAAGCGAAGTTTCAAACCTTTCTCATCCTGTTGGCCGTGCTGGCAGGCGTGGCACTGGCGGCACGACGCTTCAACGTCGCCCCTGCCATCCTGCTGATGCTGGCGGGCGTCGGCCTCGCTTTCGTGCCGGGCATGCCGTCGGTGGAGCTGCCGCCGGAGCTGGTGCTGCTGGTGGTGCTGCCACCACTGATTTACTCGGCAAGCGTCGCGATGAGCTGGCGCGAGTTCAAGAAAAACCTGCGTCCGATCGTGCTGCTCGCGGTCGGCGCGGTGATCTTCACCACGGCGATGGTGGCGGCCGCCACGCACTACATGATCGGCCTGCCCTGGACCGTCGGCTTCCTGCTCGGGGCCATCGTCGCGCCGCCCGACGTGGTGGCGCCACTCGCGATCGCGCGCCGGCTGAACATGCCGCGCCGCATCCTGGTCGTGCTCGAGGGCGAAGGTCTCGCCAATGACGCCACCGCACTGATCCTCTACCGCTTCGCGCTCGCCGCGATCATGGTCGGGCACTTCTCACTGCCGCTCGCGGCCGGTGAATTCCTCCTCATCGTCGCTGGCGAGATCGCCTTCGGCATCGGCGTCGGCTGGCTCTCCTTGCGCTTCCGCAAATGGTCCGGAGATCCGCAGGTCGAGCTGACGCTGTCGCTGATCACGCCCTATGTCTCCTACTGGCTGCCCGAGCATGTCGGCGGCTCCGGCGTGATCGCAACCGTCGCCTGCGGGCTCTATGTCAGCTGGAACGGCCCGTTGCTGATCTCCTCGGCGACGCGCCTGCAAGGCATCTTCTTCTGGGACCTCGTGATCTACCTGATCGAGGGCATGCTGTTCCTGCTCACCGGCTTCCAGATGCGCGCCCTCTACGAGAAATCGAAGACTTTTCCGCTCGACGACATTCTCATCGCAACCGCATTGGTCCTGGTGATCGTCGTGATCGCGCGTTTTGCCTGGCTCTATCCCGCGACCTATCTGCCGCGAATGCTGTCCAGGTCGCTCCGCGAGCAAGATCCGTCGCCGCCATGGCAATGGCCGTTCGTGCTCGCTTTCACCGGCGTGCGCGGCGCGGTGTCGCTGGCCGCCGCGCTGGCGCTGCCGTTCGCGCTGCCGGATGGGGAGGCGTTTCCGTATCGCGACCTGATCCTGTTCGTCGCCTTCGGTGTCATCTTCGTGACGCTGATCGGGGTCGGCCTGACGCTGCCGCGGGTCGTGCGTTGGCTCGGCGTCGCCGAAGCCGGTCGTTACGAGCATGCCGCCGAGCACGAAGCCGAGATCGCCGCGCGCCGTCAGGCGCTGGAGGCCGCGCTGAAATCACTCGACGCGCTCACTGCGGCAAAGGGCGTTTCCGACGAGGTGATGCGGCTGCTGCGCGCCCGCCACGACATCCGCGTCAACCAGCTCCCGGACTCGCTCGATCCCAACCACCACGACATCTCCGCCGCCGGCACCGCTCTGACCCGCGACCTGATCGCCGCCGAGCGCAAATTCATCCACAACCTCCTGCGCGACGGCCAGATCACCGACGAGACGCGGCGGCGGATCGAACGCGATCTGGACCTGGAGGAGGCGAGCCTGGCGAATAGGGAGTATCGGGGCGGACCGCTGTAG
- a CDS encoding N-acetylmuramoyl-L-alanine amidase — protein MGQPRSIIAGLVASILLSSLVLVDAVDAAAVRKIARPRPKPLSAPAKCDIPKFRIVVDVGHTPDSYGALSARNDPEFGFNFRLARLITAKLKSEGFAATRLLVTDGKARPSLFKRVGAANEGRADLFLSVHHDSVPDKLLETWEFDGAKSNFSDRFSGHSLFVSQQNPHFATSLMLARMIGKQLKEQGLHYASQYTLPVMGRYRRQLLDKDVGVYRYDGLVVLSRTRSAAVLLEAGSIINRDEEMEMNSPERQDAVAGAVAGALREFCEKR, from the coding sequence TTGGGGCAACCGCGGAGCATCATCGCCGGGCTGGTCGCGTCGATCCTGCTGTCGTCGCTCGTCCTCGTCGATGCAGTCGACGCTGCTGCTGTGCGAAAGATTGCAAGACCCAGGCCGAAGCCGTTGTCCGCACCAGCCAAATGCGACATACCTAAATTCCGGATCGTCGTGGATGTCGGCCACACGCCGGACTCCTACGGTGCGTTGAGCGCCCGCAATGATCCGGAGTTCGGCTTCAACTTCCGCCTCGCACGGCTCATCACGGCCAAGCTGAAATCCGAGGGCTTTGCCGCAACCCGCCTGCTCGTCACGGACGGCAAGGCACGGCCGAGCCTGTTCAAGCGCGTCGGTGCTGCGAACGAAGGCCGCGCCGATCTGTTCCTGTCGGTCCATCATGATTCGGTGCCGGACAAGCTGCTCGAGACCTGGGAATTCGACGGCGCAAAGAGCAATTTCAGCGATCGTTTTTCGGGCCACTCGCTGTTCGTGTCGCAGCAGAATCCGCACTTTGCCACCAGCCTGATGCTGGCCCGCATGATCGGCAAGCAGCTGAAGGAGCAGGGCCTGCACTATGCCAGCCAGTACACCCTGCCGGTGATGGGCCGATACCGGCGCCAGCTGCTCGACAAGGATGTCGGCGTCTACCGCTATGACGGGCTGGTCGTGCTGTCGCGCACGCGGAGCGCCGCCGTGCTGCTCGAGGCCGGCTCGATCATCAATCGCGACGAGGAAATGGAGATGAACTCGCCGGAGCGGCAGGATGCCGTCGCGGGCGCCGTTGCGGGAGCACTGAGGGAGTTTTGCGAGAAGCGGTAG
- a CDS encoding TauD/TfdA family dioxygenase: MSSLAGKQGPRYRHTAEDGAPYETIAVEKLTPIIGAEISGVDIGKLVSDDARSNRQMDEIHRALAENLVIFFRDQHITPQQHLAFGRKFGELHFHPAAPHEDEDPALMKIYADKNSPRANGEGWHSDVSCDLEPPMGSILYIKQCPPRGGDTLFANMYAAYEALSERMKAYLDGLTALHDGEPIYRGLYANYGVADRPSYPHAEHPVVRTHPVTGRKALYVNRGFTRHINGIPRDESDAMLAYLYQHAENPLFQCRFRWTENAIAFWDNRCTQHRAMWDYWPHTRSGTRVTVKGERPV; encoded by the coding sequence ATGAGCTCACTCGCCGGCAAGCAGGGCCCGCGCTATCGCCACACCGCTGAAGACGGTGCGCCGTACGAGACCATCGCCGTCGAAAAGCTCACCCCCATCATCGGCGCGGAAATCTCCGGCGTCGATATCGGCAAGCTCGTCTCCGACGATGCCCGCTCCAACCGGCAGATGGACGAGATCCATCGCGCGCTCGCCGAGAACCTCGTCATCTTCTTCCGTGACCAGCACATCACGCCACAGCAGCATCTCGCCTTCGGCCGCAAGTTCGGCGAGCTGCATTTTCATCCCGCAGCTCCCCACGAGGACGAAGACCCGGCCCTGATGAAGATCTATGCGGACAAGAACTCGCCGCGCGCCAATGGCGAGGGCTGGCACTCCGACGTGTCCTGCGATCTCGAGCCGCCGATGGGCTCGATCCTCTACATCAAGCAATGCCCGCCGCGCGGCGGCGATACGCTGTTCGCCAACATGTACGCGGCCTATGAGGCGCTCTCGGAGCGTATGAAGGCCTATCTGGATGGCTTGACGGCGCTGCACGATGGCGAGCCGATCTATCGCGGGCTCTATGCCAATTATGGCGTCGCCGATCGTCCCTCTTATCCACATGCCGAGCATCCCGTCGTGCGCACGCATCCGGTCACCGGCAGGAAAGCGCTCTACGTCAACCGCGGCTTCACTCGCCACATCAACGGCATCCCGCGCGACGAGAGCGACGCGATGCTCGCCTATCTTTATCAGCACGCCGAAAACCCGCTGTTCCAGTGCCGCTTCCGCTGGACCGAGAACGCCATCGCCTTCTGGGACAACCGCTGCACCCAGCACCGCGCGATGTGGGACTACTGGCCGCACACACGCTCGGGCACGCGCGTGACGGTGAAGGGAGAGCGGCCGGTTTGA
- the ispG gene encoding flavodoxin-dependent (E)-4-hydroxy-3-methylbut-2-enyl-diphosphate synthase: MNKLENPLDSDIAGPAPRHRTTQVKVGNVAVGGGAPIVVQSMTNTDTADVDSTIAQVAALARAGSEMVRITVDREEAAAAVPHIRDGLAKRGITTPLIGDFHYIGHKLLAAYPACAEALAKYRINPGNVGFKDKRDTQFADIIEIANKNNKPVRIGANWGSLDQELLTKLMDENAASPNPRDVRAVTREAMVQSALLSAARAEELGMPKDRIILSAKVSAVQDLIAVYQDLAARSDYAIHLGLTEAGMGSKGIVASSAALGILLQQGIGDTIRISLTPEPGGDRTREVQVGQELLQTMGFRTFVPLVAACPGCGRTTSTTFQELARSIQDFIRDEMPTWKTKYPGVEELNVAVMGCIVNGPGESKHANIGISLPGTGEAPAAPVFVDGKKFRTLRGPTISADFKALVIDYIDQRYGQGAKVPAPAAE; the protein is encoded by the coding sequence ATGAACAAGCTCGAAAATCCTCTCGATTCAGATATCGCGGGCCCGGCGCCCCGGCATCGGACCACCCAGGTCAAGGTTGGCAACGTCGCCGTTGGTGGCGGTGCGCCGATCGTCGTGCAGTCGATGACCAACACCGACACCGCCGATGTCGACAGCACCATCGCCCAGGTCGCAGCGCTCGCGCGCGCCGGCTCCGAAATGGTCCGCATCACCGTGGACCGCGAGGAGGCCGCGGCCGCCGTTCCGCACATCCGCGACGGCCTCGCCAAGCGCGGCATCACCACGCCGCTGATCGGCGACTTCCACTATATCGGTCACAAGCTGCTCGCGGCCTATCCGGCCTGCGCCGAGGCGCTGGCCAAATACCGCATCAATCCCGGCAATGTCGGCTTCAAGGACAAGCGCGACACCCAGTTCGCCGACATCATCGAGATCGCGAACAAGAACAACAAGCCGGTGCGCATCGGCGCCAATTGGGGCTCGCTCGACCAGGAGCTCTTGACCAAGCTGATGGACGAGAACGCCGCCTCGCCGAACCCGCGCGACGTGCGCGCGGTGACGCGCGAGGCCATGGTGCAGTCGGCGCTGCTCTCGGCCGCGCGCGCCGAAGAGCTCGGCATGCCCAAGGACCGCATCATCCTCTCCGCAAAGGTCTCGGCGGTGCAGGATCTGATAGCGGTCTACCAGGATCTTGCGGCGCGTTCGGACTACGCCATCCATCTCGGCCTCACCGAAGCCGGCATGGGCTCGAAGGGCATCGTGGCGTCCTCGGCCGCGCTCGGCATCCTCTTGCAGCAGGGCATCGGCGACACCATCCGCATTTCGCTGACGCCCGAGCCCGGCGGCGACCGCACCCGCGAGGTGCAGGTCGGCCAGGAGCTGTTGCAGACCATGGGCTTCCGCACCTTCGTGCCGCTGGTTGCGGCCTGCCCCGGCTGCGGCCGCACCACCTCGACCACGTTCCAGGAGCTGGCCCGCTCGATCCAGGATTTCATCCGCGACGAGATGCCGACCTGGAAGACGAAATATCCCGGCGTCGAGGAGCTCAACGTCGCGGTGATGGGCTGCATCGTCAACGGCCCCGGCGAATCCAAGCACGCCAATATCGGCATCTCGCTGCCCGGCACCGGTGAAGCGCCGGCCGCGCCCGTCTTCGTCGACGGCAAGAAGTTCCGCACGCTGCGCGGCCCGACCATCTCCGCCGACTTCAAGGCGCTGGTGATCGACTACATCGACCAGCGCTACGGCCAGGGCGCCAAGGTGCCGGCGCCTGCGGCGGAGTAG
- a CDS encoding DMT family transporter, giving the protein MSAPQAIPSAGRPLSAGAIALMLMLCLTWGFNQIAVKLVLPDIPPMLQATIRSMGALPVLFLIGTLRGVKFFERDGTWKPGLIAGLMFGIEFVLIFQGLRLTSASRAVVFLYTAPFFVALGSYQVLGERLGGSQWLGLAISFAGVALAIGVPQPNVDSQVLLGDLLIVGGAALWAATTLVAKGTRLRFAAPEKALGYQVATSVPILGLAAWLFGESITHMPAPLSLGLMAFQAIWVVGTTFTLWFALVKAYSASKLSAFTFITPLFGVVGSYFIMHDTLSLTFGAAAVLVIAGLFLVNRPSQTAAAPRDALLNVTKT; this is encoded by the coding sequence ATGTCCGCACCTCAAGCCATACCGTCCGCCGGTCGTCCCCTCAGTGCCGGCGCCATCGCCCTGATGCTCATGCTGTGCCTGACCTGGGGATTCAACCAGATCGCGGTGAAGCTGGTGCTGCCGGACATTCCGCCCATGCTCCAGGCCACCATCCGCTCGATGGGCGCGCTGCCGGTGCTGTTCCTCATCGGCACCCTTCGCGGCGTCAAATTCTTCGAACGTGACGGCACCTGGAAGCCCGGCCTGATCGCCGGGCTGATGTTCGGCATCGAATTCGTGCTGATCTTCCAAGGGCTGCGTCTCACCTCTGCTTCCCGTGCGGTGGTCTTCCTCTACACGGCGCCGTTCTTCGTTGCGCTCGGCTCCTATCAGGTGCTCGGCGAGCGTCTCGGCGGCTCGCAATGGCTGGGCCTCGCCATCAGCTTTGCCGGCGTGGCGCTTGCGATCGGCGTGCCTCAGCCCAATGTCGATTCGCAGGTTCTGCTCGGCGATCTCCTGATCGTCGGGGGTGCCGCGCTGTGGGCCGCGACGACGCTGGTTGCCAAGGGCACACGGCTGCGCTTCGCCGCGCCCGAGAAGGCGCTGGGATATCAGGTCGCGACCTCGGTCCCGATCCTGGGGCTGGCGGCCTGGCTGTTCGGCGAATCGATCACGCACATGCCGGCTCCGCTCTCGCTCGGCCTGATGGCTTTCCAGGCGATCTGGGTGGTGGGAACCACGTTCACGCTTTGGTTCGCGCTGGTGAAGGCCTATTCGGCCAGCAAATTGTCCGCTTTTACCTTCATCACCCCTTTGTTTGGCGTGGTGGGTAGCTATTTCATCATGCACGACACCCTCAGCCTGACATTCGGGGCCGCAGCGGTCCTTGTAATTGCTGGGCTTTTTCTGGTTAACCGTCCCAGCCAAACGGCTGCGGCGCCGCGCGATGCATTGCTGAACGTCACCAAAACCTGA
- a CDS encoding Fur family transcriptional regulator → MSLAKPAFPAPDHDHGRCTADALAHAEVVCEQRAQKFTPIRRQVLGALLSSHRPLGAYEIIDELAKSMARPAPITVYRALDFLMANGLVHRIESRNAYLACAAHDHDATSAVAFLICERCGLVGEIPSASFAKDLNAAARSSGFAPKLSVVEITGVCTHCQKMS, encoded by the coding sequence ATGAGCCTCGCAAAGCCGGCATTCCCCGCGCCTGACCATGATCACGGCCGCTGCACCGCGGACGCGCTCGCGCATGCCGAGGTGGTCTGCGAGCAGCGCGCGCAGAAATTCACGCCGATCCGCCGCCAGGTGCTGGGTGCTTTGCTCTCCAGTCACCGTCCGCTCGGCGCCTACGAGATCATCGACGAGCTTGCCAAGTCCATGGCGCGGCCGGCGCCGATCACGGTCTATCGCGCTCTCGATTTCCTGATGGCCAACGGCCTCGTGCACCGAATCGAAAGCCGCAATGCCTATCTCGCCTGCGCCGCTCACGACCACGATGCGACCTCCGCGGTGGCGTTCCTGATCTGCGAGCGCTGCGGCCTGGTCGGCGAGATCCCCTCGGCGTCCTTCGCCAAGGACCTCAACGCCGCCGCGCGCAGCTCAGGCTTCGCACCAAAGCTGTCTGTGGTGGAGATCACGGGCGTCTGCACCCATTGTCAGAAAATGTCTTGA
- a CDS encoding MarR family winged helix-turn-helix transcriptional regulator, giving the protein MTRGSVDQNFLFTLGELYRLLRVYADKEASRFGITRAQWAVLAKVERSEGMKQSELAELMEMQPITLTRLIDKLCDNDWIERRSDASDRRVKRLHLKKAGRQLLGRMSGLRSELTANALDGINPADAHRLLTQLETIKENVRTAIQTSGAEQARKEQRYG; this is encoded by the coding sequence ATGACCCGGGGGTCGGTCGACCAGAATTTCCTGTTCACGCTCGGTGAGCTCTACCGCCTCTTGCGCGTCTATGCCGACAAGGAGGCGTCGCGCTTCGGCATCACTCGGGCGCAATGGGCGGTGCTGGCCAAGGTGGAGCGCAGCGAGGGCATGAAGCAGTCGGAGCTCGCCGAGCTCATGGAGATGCAGCCGATCACGCTGACGCGCCTGATCGACAAGCTCTGCGACAACGACTGGATCGAGCGCCGCAGCGACGCTTCGGACCGCCGGGTCAAGCGCCTGCACCTCAAGAAAGCCGGGCGGCAATTGCTCGGCCGCATGAGCGGCCTGAGGTCGGAACTGACGGCTAACGCGCTCGACGGCATCAATCCGGCGGATGCGCACCGCCTCCTCACCCAACTCGAAACCATCAAGGAAAACGTGCGAACCGCGATCCAGACGTCCGGCGCGGAGCAAGCACGCAAGGAGCAGCGCTATGGCTGA
- a CDS encoding HlyD family secretion protein, with protein sequence MADQVIKFQPEQKSDGGKPTKKAGTDPRRRLLAGLRRYRRFLLLVVLPIVVAVGGLTFYLNGGRYVGTDDAYVGAQKVLVTPDISGKIEQVVVREGQVVKQGDVLFEIDPVPFRLAVDEARAQVMQAQTTYDNLRANIKIYGDMLNLAQQGVELKQRDVERKQALVKNSFGSQLDLDNASNALVTSGSIAQYVKQQLSTAKTQLLGDADLPLEKFPPYAQAKSKLENAERNLDHAVVRAPMGGVATQVEQIQLGRYVAAGTAVFSIIDVAHPWVDANPKESDLTYVTEGQAVTLEVDAFPNHVFKGKIGSLSPGTGAQFAILPPQNATGNFVKVVQRVPIRIYFDETDKHVRKLKAGMSVYATIDTGHRRSLAGLLGLSATAGQDKD encoded by the coding sequence ATGGCTGATCAGGTCATCAAGTTCCAGCCCGAGCAGAAGAGCGACGGCGGCAAGCCGACCAAGAAGGCCGGCACCGATCCGCGCCGCCGCCTGCTGGCGGGCCTGCGCCGCTATCGCCGATTCCTGCTCCTGGTCGTGCTGCCCATCGTGGTCGCCGTCGGCGGCCTCACCTTCTATCTGAACGGCGGCCGCTATGTCGGCACCGACGACGCCTATGTCGGCGCACAGAAGGTGCTGGTGACGCCCGACATCTCCGGCAAGATCGAGCAGGTCGTCGTCAGGGAGGGTCAGGTCGTCAAGCAGGGCGATGTGCTGTTCGAGATCGATCCCGTGCCGTTCCGCCTCGCGGTGGACGAGGCGAGGGCGCAGGTCATGCAGGCGCAGACGACCTATGACAATCTCCGCGCCAACATCAAGATTTATGGCGACATGCTCAATCTTGCGCAGCAGGGCGTGGAGCTGAAGCAGCGCGACGTCGAGCGCAAGCAGGCGCTGGTGAAGAACAGTTTCGGCTCGCAGCTCGACCTCGACAACGCCTCGAACGCGCTGGTCACCTCGGGCTCGATCGCGCAGTACGTGAAGCAGCAACTTTCCACGGCCAAGACGCAGCTGCTCGGCGACGCCGACCTGCCGCTGGAGAAATTCCCGCCTTACGCCCAGGCCAAGTCGAAGCTCGAAAATGCCGAGCGCAACCTCGACCACGCCGTAGTGCGCGCCCCGATGGGCGGCGTGGCGACGCAGGTCGAGCAGATCCAGCTCGGCCGCTACGTCGCTGCCGGCACGGCCGTGTTCTCCATCATCGACGTCGCCCATCCCTGGGTCGATGCCAATCCGAAGGAGAGCGACCTCACCTATGTCACCGAAGGCCAGGCGGTCACGCTCGAGGTCGACGCGTTCCCGAACCATGTCTTCAAGGGCAAGATCGGCTCGCTCTCGCCCGGCACCGGCGCGCAATTCGCAATCCTGCCGCCGCAAAATGCCACCGGCAATTTCGTCAAGGTGGTGCAGCGCGTACCGATCCGCATCTACTTCGACGAGACCGACAAACACGTGCGGAAGCTGAAAGCCGGCATGAGCGTCTACGCCACCATCGACACCGGCCATCGGCGCTCGCTTGCCGGCCTGCTCGGGCTGTCGGCGACCGCGGGCCAGGATAAAGACTAG